One Fusobacterium sp. DD2 DNA segment encodes these proteins:
- the rplS gene encoding 50S ribosomal protein L19 translates to MKEKLIQLVEKDYLRTDIPQFKAGDTLAVHYKVVEGNKERVQVFEGVVIRVNGGGIAKTFTIRKISAGVGVERIIPVNSPRIDKIVVLKVGKVRRSKLYYLRGLSGKKARIKEIRK, encoded by the coding sequence ATGAAAGAAAAATTAATTCAATTAGTAGAAAAAGACTACTTAAGAACAGATATCCCTCAATTTAAAGCTGGAGATACTCTTGCAGTTCACTACAAAGTTGTAGAAGGAAACAAAGAAAGAGTTCAAGTATTTGAAGGGGTAGTAATCAGAGTAAATGGTGGAGGAATCGCTAAAACTTTCACAATTAGAAAAATAAGCGCAGGTGTAGGAGTAGAAAGAATTATACCTGTTAACTCTCCAAGAATTGACAAAATAGTAGTATTAAAAGTTGGAAAAGTAAGAAGATCAAAACTTTACTACTTAAGAGGACTTTCAGGAAAGAAAGCAAGAATCAAAGAAATCAGAAAATAA